The window AGAACGACCCCCCCACACAGCAACGGCCCCAGAACCAGGGCAGCCCACCACCAGGCGCTTTTTGCAGTTTGCTGATTTTGGCTCATGAAGCAAGTTCCTGTTGCAGCACCTTCAGCAGGTCGTAGCGGGAGATGATGCCCACCACCTTACCTCGGCGCACCACCGGGATGCGGTTAATGTCGTGCCGGAGCATTAGAGCCAGGATCCGCTCGAGCGAAGCTTCGGGCGAAACCGTGACCACCGGGGCGCGCATGATGTCCTGGGCCCGCAGGTTACGGGCAGCCTTATAAACCCTCTCCACCTGCTCGGGGTAGAGCCAGTTGGCCAGCACATTGGCGCTTTCGAACAGGGAAAAAGGAACCATCCGCCCCGGATGGCGGCAAAAATCGCCCTGGGTGATGATACCCGCCAGCTGGCCTTTCTCGTCCACTACCACCACCGAGCCAATGCGGTGCTTTAGCATCTGCTGGGCCACCTCCGTGAGTGGGGTCTTGGGTGAAACTGCAACAATGGGCTTGACCATGATCTCTTTGGCTTTCATCCCATTCCTCCTCAGCACCCGCTGCTGGCCTTCTCGGCTGGTAGCGCCGGGCTGTTGGCAGTGGCCTTTGCGCCCAAGAGCAGGATGACGCCTACCGCTCAAGCACGCCCAGCACTTCTACAAAACACTTCGACATAACCTCGAGGTCGCACCCAGCTACGGGAAAATTGGCTGGTAGCACAAGAGCATTCTAAATGTGGTCAACCAGGGACATCTGGCCTTAGGCCAGTCCATTAGAGTTGTTAATGCCGGGAACCATCTCCCATACAACACCAGCCCCGGTTTGTCCCGAGTTTGGCTGGAGCGCAGCGGAAATCCTCCAGGCTGCGTAAAGCCGTATCCCGCGGATTGGTGGGTTCTCTTACCTGAGGAGGTGAGGTTATGTATAAACACATTCTGATTCCCACCGATGGCAGCGCGTGCAGTCAGGCGGCGCTCGAGGTTGGTCTGGCCCTGGCCCACCGTCTGGGGGCTAACGTTCGCCTGTTAAACGTGCTGGAGTACGGCGAGGAAGCAGCAGATGCCGAGCTGCCCACCAGCCGTACCCTATTCCACAACCTGGCCCGCCATCAGGGCAAGCTGGCCCTCGAGCAAGCCACTGCACTGGCGCAAAAGTA is drawn from Meiothermus cerbereus DSM 11376 and contains these coding sequences:
- a CDS encoding CBS domain-containing protein — translated: MKAKEIMVKPIVAVSPKTPLTEVAQQMLKHRIGSVVVVDEKGQLAGIITQGDFCRHPGRMVPFSLFESANVLANWLYPEQVERVYKAARNLRAQDIMRAPVVTVSPEASLERILALMLRHDINRIPVVRRGKVVGIISRYDLLKVLQQELAS